The Lathyrus oleraceus cultivar Zhongwan6 chromosome 5, CAAS_Psat_ZW6_1.0, whole genome shotgun sequence genome includes the window TTAAGTACCTGTTTTGAATACAGAATTAGTTGGTCCAAGAAAAAGAGCCCAAATAAAATCACATTATGAATAACACTTTACAATAGAAAGCtttcaacaataacaacaaaagACTTCTCCAACTAAGTAACAAGTATACACATTATATGCCCATAAGATCAATCAAAGTGCTTTAAATAAAGATTAACTTTGTGTAATCAGCCTGAATTTCCATAGTGGAGCAATTGATAAGAAGACCGCTCCATGGAACAAATGAAGTAGCACTGTCTTTCCCCACATAAACCCTGTTCAATGAGGAATCTGGCGTCTGTTCTACATCAAAGTTTGCACCAAACTTTTTTTCATTCATGTAGCAGTTGTAACCACGAAACCCTCTTTTCATCCTGGAGAAAAAGCTGGCAGCCTGCTTCTTTGAGTTTGATATGAAAAAGAAGTCATCAATAAATCGCATTAGCAGATAACACGGTGATGAGTCACCACTAATGGTTTGGACAGAATTATTCTCCTTGCAATTGCCAGATTCAATTGTCTTTTCAAAAAATGGAAATATTACATTCTTCTCCAAATGCCCGTAATACAAGGAGCAAAGCAAAGATGACAAAATTCCTCCCTGGGATATACCAACACCTTGCAAGTAAAATTTTCCATCAAACTGCAACACATTGTGCTTCACATGCTCTGTTAGATATGATAATAACAATTTCTTTGTCACATTCCTCTGCCGCTCCTACGATATATTAAAAAGGTAAAAATGAGAATAGGAGTTTTTTCCTTAAAACTTTAAACTGTCCTAGAGAATTTACtataatatatttttttcaaaagtAATGAAACACTGATATGTTAAAGCTTGAGCAATTTGGATTATAAGCGGCCTTGCCCACTTAGTTAATTATCAACCATATAATCAAAAATACTTCTAACACCATATTTAAGTGTCAACTCTTCCTAACTATGGTAAGTACTAACAAAGAGGCAATACTTACTTCCATCTACTTTCGGAGGTCCTTGTTATTGTGTCTCTAATATTGATATAATCAATTTGAGACTTCAAATATGGTTTTGAGAATGACAAACCTTGATATGCTTTGATGGTTTGACACAATTTCTCTCAAGATGATGATCATTCCAGCTATCTAGATAGGCTATTTTACTAGTAATTATATCTGACTTAACCAGTATCCAAGAGTTGTCTTCACAGCCATTGTTTCTGGTGGAGCTCAATTTTTGGTTGGTTCTCTATTTTTTTAGTTTGTGGGTAATGCACTGTAATCTTATAACAAGCTTGAAGCTTAGTAAGCTTTAGTGAGGTGGACTGTTAAGATAAAAGTAACATCTCAGAATATCTGACATTATGTTAAAATATCTTATTTACCGTTGTTGGGATTCAAATGCGAGTGGTTAAGTCTCACATCGACTAGAAATGGAGAAAATGTTGGATATATAAGAGAAAGGACCCATACCCCATTGTCTTTTGGTTAGGTTAGGTTCGGCCGAGGAGCGAAAGTGAGATCCTAATGTGGTGGATCAAAACTAGTGATATGGCTGACTCACACTTGTCAGCTTCAATATGGGTGATCATCAAAAACTCAACAGAGAGACATAACAGATACCCGCTCAATGGTAAGGAAAAGTTTCAAAATATATATAATGTGCGACGAAAAGTACAAGACATTTAAATTTGAATAATTAAACTCATTATGTGATACAAAAAAACAGAACACGTGACAAAATGTGCAAATGAACCTGATTAACAAAAACACCATGCCGGGATGAAGTAAACGATCTGAACTGTGTATGGCCAGAGTTGCTTGTTTCGTCTAGCATAGTAAATTGCTTTTGAACCCACAAAGATTTCTTTGTGCAAATAACTTGATCATACTGTTTgagaaaatatttatttttccaaagAACATCTTTCATTATGTCAAGCAGCTTCTCCTGATCAACAGAATCAAATGCTTTCAAAACATCAGAGGTAACAATGAATAAAGAAGACATAGGTGTCAATCCCTTCTTCTGGCTAACCAAAAATGGGCAAAGTCTTCTATAAACATCATTGTAATCAAATACTGAAGAACCTAGCCTCTGAGGCTCCTTGAACTGAATTCCTTTAAGAATAGTATGGGCATCACGAAGAACATAATTCACAGATCGGTAATATTcaaacttaatcttctgatgttTTTCTTTCCTTTCAGTTTTGCAATATGGAACTCCCATAGTGGACTCAACCAATGGAAATCTTGAAGAACCTTTAAGATTTGCCACCATCCTTACTCCATTTTCTTTAGGTTGAAGTCTGAGCTTTGAAAATCCAAAAGGTCTCCTCCTAAGAATATTATGCAAGGCCACATCATCCAAGTGACTATAGCTAGAGTCTTTGAGATAAGCAATAGTGGTTTTAATCAACTTCTCCCAAATTGGTTTTTTATAATAGTAAATGTCTTGTTTCCTATGCTCACTTTCAGTAACATAGAAGTTTGCTTGCACCAAAGGCACAACCAGAAAAGAATAATACCAGAAGATCCATTTCTCCAGAAGCTTACGTTTGACACCTTGCACATCACTGTTCAATTTTCTGAATTCTTTATGCAGAACTTTATCATGTTCTTCTAAATATTTAAAAATCCCGGCATTTTGACTACTCAAGAAATACTTATTTGACAGGAACGGAAACCTTGATATTTTTAGTTCATGCAAACATAGCTTTAAAGGGAATTTTTCAAATTTCCGTAACTGTATGAACTTCGATATGTTTCTTCTCATTATTCTCCAATTGGAAGGAGTACCTAGTAATTCAGAAGGAAGTAAACTCCGAGAAACAGCCCATATGAAAGATACTACTTGACTTTTTGAGCAGCTTGACTTAACTGCCTCTCGCTGCGAATCTATTACTTCCACATTATCTGCGCAATGTTGAGTACCAAACTCCTGAGATTTCTTATTTGCATTTATCTCAGATACATAGCCCTGTAGTAAATGATAATCCGATAAGTACCACATTCATTAAGATGAAATAATAATTGCAATATAAAGAAAGGTAAAAAAGTTTCTTGTAACCTTGATGACATTGTAAAACTTCTAGACCCAACCAAAATAATAAAATTTAGGAAAAATATAATACCTCAAGTCTGGAGGAAGATATTTCATCTGTATGTTGATCCAATGATTGAACAACACAATGCTTATCCAAGAACTTGGCAGGCTGGCAACACCGTGCCCTACGGATGACATTCTTAAACCATTTCACAAGAGAGTGATACCTACAAAAGCATTGCAATTATTACAATTTTGGAGGAATAAGAGCCTAATCATTGAATTCAAAGAGTTGGAAGAGAATGTAAGGTTATCTAGAAATCAACATAAATTCATAGAAACTTATGTACAAGGAAGCATATCTAGAAATCATTCAAGGAAACAAGAGCGTCAACATACATTTCATTTGATGCACAAGGAAGCATATCTAGAAATCATTCATAGAAACTTATGTGTTCAAAGAAATAGTGTGCCATTCAGAAATAACAGTAATCATCAATCAAAAACCACTTTAAACCCCATTTCATAGCAACATGTGTACCAAAGAACATTCAACTTTCAGGTCTAAGAACTTCTTATCCGTGAATTCATTCTAAGACCCCTTTAACACAACAAAGCAAAAGCAGTAAGATCAAGGCATCTTCTATCAATCATAGAAAGATTATAAATCATCTAGCAGCTTCATGAAGTAAAAGCTCCAAAGAAGGTAGAGATTGGAATGCAGAGCAAAATTTACTTCACATTCATTATGAGTATAAAATGCATGGTAATGAACTAGGGATCCTGTACATAGTGAACTTAAAAGCATCATAACATTTTGTCGAATGCTATTTATTAGAAAAGGATAGAGGGAAAGAAAGTTTTCATTGCAAATCTAACTAACTTttgatttctgttttgattagTTACAATGCACTACAACTATCTACTTTTATACTGCAGATTAGTTGACCTGCAATAACAGGTTTGAACAGTGCTCAAGCTGACATGTGTCAGTCTTGAGCCTACTCTAATTACATACTCTAATACTATTTAATCAAAAGGACCAGCCTGAACTTACAGGCATGCAGAGTCAATGAGACATGAACCACTGCTGTGGGAACATGGCATTGGCTGAGCACCATCATTTACATCTGAGAAGCCAAAAATATTGCCAATGAGATATTTGGAAGAAGCCAAATTTGGCTTTAAGGAATGTAAAATATCTGAAGATAATTTGTGAAGGAAATACTTAGA containing:
- the LOC127085572 gene encoding telomerase reverse transcriptase isoform X1, yielding MARKRKQQVPGVLWRLFRNRARTLSQTILSLLPPPPPSPDLCHCKGHRCLGCCSDARSFLLRPNDPPDYRKLLANCYVVVSENAPLIRFFIPHSHCSQIQIVRSIIELIMHPEDPASANVLCSGYNRSTCSSPNVDLLSCASWCLLLSRVGDDFMVYLLKNTSIFLPASHGKHYQVGGPPISRLCFDMLNKCSSKFDNQHSSLHKCEAQKRKRSADVDDTTVRNQKRRISCNANGPVGFASNLGLTDESSMQLSMYHGSRSYDVSASEAPKTTRAANVVKKSESEGKSDLNCVTTRTGKRSRPCSWKRRKCKRQKQSTSEEDNLNIQCNLTPTNTDGMLANLQHDNTRLSCHEKLQMLQKCSCCVILHSLPTVPKCTDINRKYIFYNLESSLSVLPKKHILHSLKPNLASSKYLIGNIFGFSDVNDGAQPMPCSHSSGSCLIDSACLYHSLVKWFKNVIRRARCCQPAKFLDKHCVVQSLDQHTDEISSSRLEGYVSEINANKKSQEFGTQHCADNVEVIDSQREAVKSSCSKSQVVSFIWAVSRSLLPSELLGTPSNWRIMRRNISKFIQLRKFEKFPLKLCLHELKISRFPFLSNKYFLSSQNAGIFKYLEEHDKVLHKEFRKLNSDVQGVKRKLLEKWIFWYYSFLVVPLVQANFYVTESEHRKQDIYYYKKPIWEKLIKTTIAYLKDSSYSHLDDVALHNILRRRPFGFSKLRLQPKENGVRMVANLKGSSRFPLVESTMGVPYCKTERKEKHQKIKFEYYRSVNYVLRDAHTILKGIQFKEPQRLGSSVFDYNDVYRRLCPFLVSQKKGLTPMSSLFIVTSDVLKAFDSVDQEKLLDIMKDVLWKNKYFLKQYDQVICTKKSLWVQKQFTMLDETSNSGHTQFRSFTSSRHGVFVNQERQRNVTKKLLLSYLTEHVKHNVLQFDGKFYLQGVGISQGGILSSLLCSLYYGHLEKNVIFPFFEKTIESGNCKENNSVQTISGDSSPCYLLMRFIDDFFFISNSKKQAASFFSRMKRGFRGYNCYMNEKKFGANFDVEQTPDSSLNRVYVGKDSATSFVPWSGLLINCSTMEIQADYTKYLNNHLSSTLTVCWQDKPGTRLKEKLRLFLRPKCHPLFFDSNINSAEVVRLNIYQMFLICAMKFHCYIRDLSFICKFHKRYCSDIIQKSLRYMHMLIKRRMHSMRLNSSIQPILKLKKGEVEWLGFHAFIQVLKRKESHHKKLLAVLKSKLLSHRISGTVSPELKFAVDAENSSLLWKIKY
- the LOC127085572 gene encoding telomerase reverse transcriptase isoform X3 encodes the protein MQSTCSSPNVDLLSCASWCLLLSRVGDDFMVYLLKNTSIFLPASHGKHYQVGGPPISRLCFDMLNKCSSKFDNQHSSLHKCEAQKRKRSADVDDTTVRNQKRRISCNANGPVGFASNLGLTDESSMQLSMYHGSRSYDVSASEAPKTTRAANVVKKSESEGKSDLNCVTTRTGKRSRPCSWKRRKCKRQKQSTSEEDNLNIQCNLTPTNTDGMLANLQHDNTRLSCHEKLQMLQKCSCCVILHSLPTVPKCTDINRKYIFYNLESSLSVLPKKHILHSLKPNLASSKYLIGNIFGFSDVNDGAQPMPCSHSSGSCLIDSACLYHSLVKWFKNVIRRARCCQPAKFLDKHCVVQSLDQHTDEISSSRLEGYVSEINANKKSQEFGTQHCADNVEVIDSQREAVKSSCSKSQVVSFIWAVSRSLLPSELLGTPSNWRIMRRNISKFIQLRKFEKFPLKLCLHELKISRFPFLSNKYFLSSQNAGIFKYLEEHDKVLHKEFRKLNSDVQGVKRKLLEKWIFWYYSFLVVPLVQANFYVTESEHRKQDIYYYKKPIWEKLIKTTIAYLKDSSYSHLDDVALHNILRRRPFGFSKLRLQPKENGVRMVANLKGSSRFPLVESTMGVPYCKTERKEKHQKIKFEYYRSVNYVLRDAHTILKGIQFKEPQRLGSSVFDYNDVYRRLCPFLVSQKKGLTPMSSLFIVTSDVLKAFDSVDQEKLLDIMKDVLWKNKYFLKQYDQVICTKKSLWVQKQFTMLDETSNSGHTQFRSFTSSRHGVFVNQERQRNVTKKLLLSYLTEHVKHNVLQFDGKFYLQGVGISQGGILSSLLCSLYYGHLEKNVIFPFFEKTIESGNCKENNSVQTISGDSSPCYLLMRFIDDFFFISNSKKQAASFFSRMKRGFRGYNCYMNEKKFGANFDVEQTPDSSLNRVYVGKDSATSFVPWSGLLINCSTMEIQADYTKYLNNHLSSTLTVCWQDKPGTRLKEKLRLFLRPKCHPLFFDSNINSAEVVRLNIYQMFLICAMKFHCYIRDLSFICKFHKRYCSDIIQKSLRYMHMLIKRRMHSMRLNSSIQPILKLKKGEVEWLGFHAFIQVLKRKESHHKKLLAVLKSKLLSHRISGTVSPELKFAVDAENSSLLWKIKY
- the LOC127085572 gene encoding telomerase reverse transcriptase isoform X2, which produces MARKRKQQVPGVLWRLFRNRARTLSQTILSLLPPPPPSPDLCHCKGHRCLGCCSDARSFLLRPNDPPDYRKLLANCYVVVSENAPLIRFFIPHSHCSQIQIVRSIIELIMHPEDPASANVLCSGYNRSTCSSPNVDLLSCASWCLLLSRVGDDFMVYLLKNTSIFLPASHGKHYQVGGPPISRLCFDMLNKCSSKFDNQHSSLHKCEAQKRKRSADVDDTTVRNQKRRISCNANGPVGFASNLGLTDESSMQLSMYHGSRSYDVSASEAPKTTRAANVVKKSESEGKSDLNCVTTRTGKRSRPCSWKRRKCKRQKQSTSEEDNLNIQCNLTPTNTDGMLANLQHDNTRLSCHEKMLQKCSCCVILHSLPTVPKCTDINRKYIFYNLESSLSVLPKKHILHSLKPNLASSKYLIGNIFGFSDVNDGAQPMPCSHSSGSCLIDSACLYHSLVKWFKNVIRRARCCQPAKFLDKHCVVQSLDQHTDEISSSRLEGYVSEINANKKSQEFGTQHCADNVEVIDSQREAVKSSCSKSQVVSFIWAVSRSLLPSELLGTPSNWRIMRRNISKFIQLRKFEKFPLKLCLHELKISRFPFLSNKYFLSSQNAGIFKYLEEHDKVLHKEFRKLNSDVQGVKRKLLEKWIFWYYSFLVVPLVQANFYVTESEHRKQDIYYYKKPIWEKLIKTTIAYLKDSSYSHLDDVALHNILRRRPFGFSKLRLQPKENGVRMVANLKGSSRFPLVESTMGVPYCKTERKEKHQKIKFEYYRSVNYVLRDAHTILKGIQFKEPQRLGSSVFDYNDVYRRLCPFLVSQKKGLTPMSSLFIVTSDVLKAFDSVDQEKLLDIMKDVLWKNKYFLKQYDQVICTKKSLWVQKQFTMLDETSNSGHTQFRSFTSSRHGVFVNQERQRNVTKKLLLSYLTEHVKHNVLQFDGKFYLQGVGISQGGILSSLLCSLYYGHLEKNVIFPFFEKTIESGNCKENNSVQTISGDSSPCYLLMRFIDDFFFISNSKKQAASFFSRMKRGFRGYNCYMNEKKFGANFDVEQTPDSSLNRVYVGKDSATSFVPWSGLLINCSTMEIQADYTKYLNNHLSSTLTVCWQDKPGTRLKEKLRLFLRPKCHPLFFDSNINSAEVVRLNIYQMFLICAMKFHCYIRDLSFICKFHKRYCSDIIQKSLRYMHMLIKRRMHSMRLNSSIQPILKLKKGEVEWLGFHAFIQVLKRKESHHKKLLAVLKSKLLSHRISGTVSPELKFAVDAENSSLLWKIKY